Part of the Vibrio sp. SCSIO 43137 genome, AGCAAAGATGGATGATGTTCCAGTAGTGTTCTATAACAAAGAACCTAGCAAAGAGGCTCTAGCAAGTTACGAAAAAGCTTATTTCGTTGGAACTGTTTCTAGGGAGTCTGGAATTATTCAGGGAGAGTTGATTTCCGAGCAATGGAAAGCCAATCCTGCATGGGACTTAAACGGTGATGGGAAACTTCAGTATGTAATGCTTAAAGGAGAACCCGGACACCCAGATGCTGAAGCTCGAACTACATATTCTGTAAAAACTATTAATGAGCAAGGTATTGAAACTGAAGAACTTCACATGGATACAGGCATGTGGGATACGGCTATGGCAAAGGATAAAGTTGACGCTTGGTTATCAGGACCAAATGGTAGCAAAATTGAAGTTGTGATAGCTAACAATGATGGCATGGCCATGGGAGCTGTAGAAGCTCTAAAAGGTGCAGGTGTCAAACTTCCTGTCTACGGCGTTGATGCTTTGGATGAGGCGCTAGCTTTAGTAAAGTCTGGGCAAATGGCTGGTACAGTTCTTAATGATGCACAATCACAAGCTAAAGCAACATTTGAATTAACGCGTAACCTTGCCAATGGTAAGGGGGCTACAGAGGGAACTTCTTGGGAACTTGATAATAAAGTAGTACGTGTTCCTTATGTAGGTGTAGATAAATCGACACTCGAGTAAAGCTGCAATAATAACAAACTATAGTGAGAGGCTCATCTTGCTTTAGAGACCTCTCACTAAAAGAGATTATTTCGCATCATATGTAACCTTAAAACGAAGTGATTTTATGGCTGAGCAAGCACATGAGTTTCTGTTAGAAATGACAGAGATAAGTAAAGAGTTCCCAGGCGTTAAAGCACTAGATAAAGTTAACTTAAGAGTAAGGCCACACTCCATTCATGCATTAATGGGAGAGAATGGGGCTGGCAAGTCGACTTTGTTAAAGTGTCTGTTTGGAATTTATGAAAAGAATGAAGGTGATATCGTATTCCTAGGCAAGGATGTAAGCTTTGGGTCATCTAAAGAAGCGTTAGAGTCTGGTGTTTCGATG contains:
- the mglB gene encoding galactose/glucose ABC transporter substrate-binding protein MglB, whose amino-acid sequence is MKKIKLLSTLIAGICFGGHVAAATTVGVTVYKYDDNFMSVVRQAIENVAEADPETRVLMNDSQNNQSIQNDQVDVMLARGVKALAINLVDPASAPTIIKKAKMDDVPVVFYNKEPSKEALASYEKAYFVGTVSRESGIIQGELISEQWKANPAWDLNGDGKLQYVMLKGEPGHPDAEARTTYSVKTINEQGIETEELHMDTGMWDTAMAKDKVDAWLSGPNGSKIEVVIANNDGMAMGAVEALKGAGVKLPVYGVDALDEALALVKSGQMAGTVLNDAQSQAKATFELTRNLANGKGATEGTSWELDNKVVRVPYVGVDKSTLE